The sequence TTTGTGATGATTTCCTTGTATCAAGGAGGAGGACGACTACTACAAAGGGGAGAGTTCAGACGAAGAGCTTGAAGAGGACAATTTGAGGCACTCCATTTTCGAGAGGGTAGCAGCATCGGTCCGGTCCCTGTCTTTCAGGTTACActgactttttaatttttttttatattctcgTAGAACTACAATCCAATATGTATTTTTAACCAGGTAGCTAACATCACATTTTGGCTTGaccaaatgaagctcctcccAAAATTATTTTGCTATTTGTTCAGTCAAGTAATTAGCCGGCTAACAGACTTATTACAAATCTTGTAACTATTCAAGCTATCTAGCTTCTAGGCGTATCCCACATGATGTTCAAAGCCAAGTTTCATTCCAGACAGTACCGACTTGCGCTTTCCTCATTCCAAGACAACCTCCTAGCAGCGTTTTATTCTCATTAATCTGCCAGGACAAGCAGCAGCCTGGACACCGTAGGTGAAAGAAGAGTGCAAATGCCATAAACTCcaccctgcacacacacacacacacaggaagacAAATAGCTGAGGGAGTTAGCCATGCGTTCCCGGGAAAATAAATTGGGGCCGAAAAGGAGGAAAGAGACTAATGGAGCAAGGGTGAGATGTGATGGAGAACAGACTCCCTGATAAATAAACCATCCTTGACCTATAacgtcatccatccatttgaagCGTTTAGCTCCACAGTGCCATCGATGTCTTTTGATGTCAGTTGCTGTGTGTTTCGTCCCGCAGGAGAGCCATTCAAGGGCCCGAAGTGACGGCGGGGGAGCAGCCTATGGGGCAAGAGGAGTCAGAGCTGTCTGCCAACAACCAGGTCGAAGGCAGGCTCACCCCGCAAGGGGCTCTCTCGGTCTCAGGTAGAACATTAGGAACCTACCAACGATTATCCTTCCTGATGTTCTCCAAGTAGGTCACAAAAAAGTCTGAGGTAATGTCGCTACGTGTTCCTTTCACAGGAGAGTTTGAAAGTCTGGCCGGTTCGAGAGTTTCCCCGGGCCGCGCCCGGATAAGAGAGCGCTCGCCGTCACCGCGAAGCGTTTCCCCGTTCGAAATCCATCGAAGTTTATCACTGCAGGCCCTCAATCAGGAGAGAGCCAGCGTCAGTTCTTGCCCTGAAATGGTGGGCCACACCGTAAGGAAATGACATCACACCAGACGTTAGGACTAACCAATtccgggagaaaaaaaaaatgcttcgaGTAATTAATCAATACATTTCTGCTCTGTTCTCAGGGACACCAAGAGACAAAAAAGACTTCTCTCAAAGGTACAACGTGAGAAGCCATTTTCTATCATCTCGTATTACTTAACGGATCATTTTGTTTCAGGAATGACGACGGCCCTCAGTCGACGCCGCGTGTCCTGCCGAGAAATAGTCTTGCCCGACTGCGACGGCTGGCTctggaagaagaggaaggaaaGCAGCGTCTTCATCGCCCAGAAGTGGCAACGCTTCTGGTTCGTCCTCAAGGGGGCGTCCCTCTATTGGTACACCAGCCAACAGGTGAGTGTCAGTCCGGGGAAACGAGGATGgaggctttccttttcttttttttttttttttttcaggatgaGAAGGCAGAGGGGTTGGTCAACATCTCCAGTTACACCATAGAGAGCGCTGGCGAGCACAAAAGGAAATAGTAAGGACAAAtatgatgcttttgttttgggaTTCACATACATTGGGATTAATTCAGTcatttttttgcccccccccccaagtgtgTTCAAAATGCGACACCAGCGATTTCACAACATCTTTTTCGCCGCCGACAATGTCACCGAAATGAGCAAGTAAGTTGGGCCTGAAATGAATGTGGCAATCATTAGAAAGATTACAAAAAGTTACTTTAATGGTACAATTGGCGTCAGTTCTTTCCGTGAGTACACACTGCCCCCTGCAGGTCATATCACACATAACACCCACCATTAGCCCATTTCCGAAATTTAATATATAAATTTTTAAAGCATAACAGCTTCAGTCGGAATTTTATAcacatttaaaatgtgttttatcaaatatttattattttgaaatatGTTGTTTTCTATAGGTGGATAAACTGTCTCATCATGGCAATTCAAAAGCATAAGAAGCTCAGCCCGGGCCCAGACAGTGAAGAAGGTACCGACCGACTTAATagcatttacatttttaatgcaGTAATGGAAAAATAACTGTCATTTAATTCTAGTAAAAAACTGACTATGTTTATTCACCAGAGTGCTACAGTGAGACAGAATCAGAAAACGAGGGATCCCCTTCACCTCGCAGGAGACATAAGGTCAGTGCACTTGCAAAAGGGAACCCTCATTTATGAGCAATTCATCCTCATAGATGTTGATGATGTGCGGCAGAAAGTACAAGCCAGCACCCTGCCGCGCCCCAAGCGCAAAACCAACATTAAGGTGCCATTGCCAAGTCCATCAACAGGGGGCAGCAAAGGTGCGAGCATCCACGCGTTCACTCCAGCTCCTGACTAAATGTTAACTAAACTTCCCATATGGTCGTTTTGCAGCCGCCCCAGAAGATGAGATGGGCAAGATGTTGAACAACATCAAGGAAGGAGGCGTGTCCCTCATGGGCCAAGAGCAGCCGCTCACGCACGACCACTTCAGGAGGTCGTTCATCCGGCGCAATAAGAACCCCGTCATCAACGAGAAAGCGCACACGCTTCGGGCGCTGCAGAGCACCTTGAAGGTGAGTCTGCTACATCAAGTTTTCTGGAATTGGAATGGAGTGCAAAACATgactacatttaaaaaataataataataatttataagAAGCAACATGCCAAACATAACATTGACTTTGATGCTTATATTTTTTTGGTGACATTGCAAActgtaaaacaacaacaagactgGGAAAGGGCTTTTGGATGGTTTCTTAATTATTTATATTCACAGCTACAGTGTACAAAAAAAAGTACCCTGAACAACATGACTTTTGCCAATTTCTTTCCCCATCACAACACATGCTTTATTGTGACACTGTCTACATTGTACAAATAAATCCTGGTTCGAATATCAGGTGTCTAAAATTGTCCAACTCCCAACATTTTTCTCCCTCCTAATGGACGTGTCATGTCGACATTGGGCCCctaatcttaaaaaaaacaaaaactcttCCATGCCCAACTAGGAACTGTCCTTTTTTGACACGATAGGGGTACGCTTTGGATCACTTGTCCCTTCTCATCGACAGAAAGACTGATAGGTAGTAAATTCGGTGGATGTAAATCCCTTTGTCGTTCGTTAGGCCAAAGAAGCTGAATTACAGCAGATCAACAAAATTCTGGACGGTTCCGCCGTGACGGCCTCAAAATATCGCCAGTGGAAGGAGCAGAACGAAGAACTCATTCATGAAATCGAGAGACTGGCCTCTCTCAGGACCTCCAAAATCGGGGATgcggacgccgccgccgccactggCAACGTTGCGGCGCGAGTCGCGCCTGCCGATGAGGTTGCCTTGGCAACGGTTGCCACGGAAACAAGCACTGCAGAGACAAAAGGCGCACACAGACTGAACCTCGGCGACGGAGAGCAGCTGGTGGACGCCGAGCCTTCTGATGTTCTCCTGGAGCTCCCACTGGGCTCTCCGGTGGAAGAGAGCAGCAGTCCCGGGTTGGAACTCTCACTGGGCTCTCTGCAGGAGTCCATCAACAAGCAGCTGAGTGAGATGA is a genomic window of Syngnathus typhle isolate RoL2023-S1 ecotype Sweden linkage group LG16, RoL_Styp_1.0, whole genome shotgun sequence containing:
- the cnksr1 gene encoding connector enhancer of kinase suppressor of ras 1, which produces MEPITAWSEETVCQWLQGLDAPLHRYALSEWHLSGLDLLQLTSVDLERLGVSKIGHQELILEAVEKLCSLSYGDGGETLHGLAEKLRMLANNLQMGIQGRWRHNSYDGQSATKLSTGVLHGVVELIPSAKGLFCLLNRYKLSHLSGRKTGQKIVSRCKELGAIVQKKRTSVYEKEKDIISVCRQLVLVCDEILNSSPEALLSNTTQLESVDLVPVSPGDQLGIEITSIGSNNHYVTGTAAEPSSSAVAKILAGDEVIKVNDQIVVGWSRANLVKKLEENPSGVNLLIKRTSGSLCRRGPVQCSLPVQEEDDYYKGESSDEELEEDNLRHSIFERVAASVRSLSFRRAIQGPEVTAGEQPMGQEESELSANNQVEGRLTPQGALSVSGEFESLAGSRVSPGRARIRERSPSPRSVSPFEIHRSLSLQALNQERASVSSCPEMVGHTGHQETKKTSLKGMTTALSRRRVSCREIVLPDCDGWLWKKRKESSVFIAQKWQRFWFVLKGASLYWYTSQQDEKAEGLVNISSYTIESAGEHKRKYVFKMRHQRFHNIFFAADNVTEMSKWINCLIMAIQKHKKLSPGPDSEEECYSETESENEGSPSPRRRHKKVQASTLPRPKRKTNIKVPLPSPSTGGSKAAPEDEMGKMLNNIKEGGVSLMGQEQPLTHDHFRRSFIRRNKNPVINEKAHTLRALQSTLKAKEAELQQINKILDGSAVTASKYRQWKEQNEELIHEIERLASLRTSKIGDADAAAATGNVAARVAPADEVALATVATETSTAETKGAHRLNLGDGEQLVDAEPSDVLLELPLGSPVEESSSPGLELSLGSLQESINKQLSEMRESGEATDSYFYI